One SAR202 cluster bacterium genomic window carries:
- a CDS encoding maleylpyruvate isomerase family protein has protein sequence MLCQSHLPLEFHSTSHLAGAVEIFMSRQAFKEASQFFVDTVARIPAGRWDSPALGVWTVRELVGHTNRALLTLEDYSAHPSSTLDIQSAAEYYIKASKHADHADIAERGREAGKALGPDPLNTVRGTQSRVLALVARLDPAQPIASRFGGIRADHFIETRVFELVIHTLDIAQSLNLKVNPPKSALALTLRIASDIAAATGKGVDLALALTGRRPLPKGFSVLQ, from the coding sequence ATGCTGTGTCAGAGCCACCTGCCATTAGAGTTTCATAGTACTAGCCATCTTGCGGGAGCAGTGGAAATCTTCATGTCACGCCAAGCCTTCAAAGAAGCCTCCCAATTCTTCGTCGATACCGTCGCCCGTATCCCCGCTGGCCGCTGGGACTCCCCCGCCCTCGGCGTCTGGACCGTCCGTGAGCTCGTCGGCCACACCAATCGCGCCCTTCTCACCCTTGAAGACTACTCCGCCCATCCCTCCTCCACCCTGGACATCCAAAGCGCCGCCGAGTATTACATCAAGGCATCTAAGCACGCCGACCATGCCGATATCGCTGAACGAGGCCGCGAGGCCGGCAAAGCCCTCGGCCCCGACCCCCTCAATACCGTCCGCGGCACCCAATCCCGCGTCCTCGCCCTTGTGGCCCGCCTAGACCCGGCCCAGCCCATTGCCTCCCGCTTCGGCGGCATCCGCGCCGACCACTTCATTGAGACCCGCGTCTTCGAGCTTGTCATTCACACTCTTGATATCGCCCAGTCCTTAAATCTGAAGGTCAATCCTCCAAAGTCCGCCCTGGCCCTGACCCTCAGAATCGCCTCCGACATCGCCGCCGCCACCGGCAAAGGCGTGGATCTGGCCCTTGCCCTCACAGGCCGCCGCCCTCTCCCCAAGGGCTTCTCAGTGCTACAATAA
- a CDS encoding fumarylacetoacetate hydrolase family protein, which produces MRFCRFKAAEKTAYGIIEGPEVIELRGSPFERYDRTAVRRPLDRVKLLVPCVPRMVYTPGINYATHAQDVAKRQGTEFIPPPQPVVDHRSPSALLAHNDPIVIPKDSSGEVHFEGEVVVVIGKQARKVPEDKAQEHILGYTIGNDLTDRAWHRADGTNWRSKNADTFKPVGPWIDTSVNLNLAYTAVSLNGKKVSEFTTNAMLFSPARVVSHISRYVTLYPGDLIFMGTDGHTEPIKPGDTIEIEIRGLGSLRNPVTAEQ; this is translated from the coding sequence ATGCGTTTCTGCCGCTTCAAAGCCGCCGAAAAAACCGCCTACGGCATCATCGAAGGCCCCGAGGTCATCGAGCTCCGAGGCTCCCCCTTCGAGCGCTACGACCGCACCGCCGTCCGCCGGCCCCTGGACCGCGTCAAACTCCTTGTCCCCTGCGTCCCCCGCATGGTCTACACCCCTGGCATCAACTACGCCACCCACGCTCAAGACGTCGCCAAAAGGCAGGGCACAGAGTTCATCCCGCCGCCTCAGCCCGTGGTCGACCACCGCTCCCCCAGCGCCCTCCTCGCCCATAACGACCCCATTGTCATTCCCAAAGACTCCTCCGGCGAGGTCCACTTTGAGGGCGAGGTGGTGGTTGTCATCGGCAAGCAGGCGCGAAAGGTCCCCGAGGACAAGGCGCAGGAGCACATCCTTGGCTACACCATCGGCAACGACCTCACCGACCGCGCCTGGCACCGCGCCGACGGCACCAACTGGCGCTCCAAAAACGCCGACACCTTCAAGCCCGTCGGCCCCTGGATAGACACTTCCGTCAACCTCAACCTGGCTTACACCGCCGTCTCCCTCAACGGCAAAAAAGTCTCTGAGTTCACCACCAACGCCATGCTCTTCAGCCCCGCCCGCGTCGTCAGCCACATCAGCCGGTACGTCACCCTCTATCCAGGCGACCTCATATTTATGGGCACCGACGGCCATACCGAGCCCATCAAACCCGGCGACACCATAGAAATCGAAATCCGAGGCCTGGGCTCCCTCCGCAACCCCGTCACCGCTGAGCAATAG
- a CDS encoding Zn-dependent alcohol dehydrogenase, giving the protein MKIKAAVLYKVKTPLVVEEVDLDDPKPGEVLVKVGAAGICRSDWHFMVGEAPMPTPVILGHEGAGVVERTGKGVTRVKPGDRVILSFVSPCGQCPFCATGRPNLCDVHVATFGNMMDGTKRHHKNGKDIVPSSKLACFASHSVVPEVACVPCPNDLPLGIAAVIGCCVTTGVGAAINTARVEPGSTVAVVGCGGVGLNVIMGARLSNALKIIAVDINDASLEFATRFGATHTVNPKHGDAVAMVKKLTGGLGADYTFEVYGGAETCELAFNMARKGGTATIVGIAPTGDMPHIDATAIVRQEKTMKGSYYGSARMYTDMPRMVELYRSGKLDLDALITRHYKLDDINKAYQDLNNGAVGRGIIDQF; this is encoded by the coding sequence ATGAAAATCAAAGCCGCCGTCCTCTATAAAGTCAAAACCCCCCTCGTCGTCGAAGAGGTAGACCTGGACGACCCCAAACCGGGCGAGGTCCTGGTTAAAGTCGGCGCCGCCGGCATCTGCCGCAGCGACTGGCACTTCATGGTCGGCGAGGCGCCTATGCCCACCCCTGTCATCCTCGGCCACGAAGGCGCCGGCGTCGTCGAGCGCACCGGCAAGGGCGTCACGCGCGTCAAGCCCGGCGACCGCGTCATCCTCTCCTTCGTCTCCCCCTGCGGCCAGTGCCCCTTCTGCGCCACAGGCCGGCCCAACCTCTGCGACGTCCACGTCGCCACCTTCGGCAACATGATGGACGGCACCAAGCGCCACCACAAGAACGGCAAAGACATTGTCCCCTCCTCCAAACTCGCCTGCTTCGCCTCCCACTCCGTAGTCCCCGAGGTCGCCTGCGTCCCCTGCCCTAACGACCTTCCCCTGGGCATCGCCGCCGTCATCGGCTGCTGCGTCACCACCGGCGTCGGCGCGGCCATTAACACCGCCAGGGTGGAACCCGGCAGCACCGTAGCCGTCGTCGGCTGCGGCGGCGTCGGCCTCAACGTCATCATGGGCGCGCGGCTGTCCAACGCCCTCAAAATCATTGCCGTCGACATCAATGACGCGTCCCTGGAGTTCGCCACCCGATTCGGCGCCACCCACACCGTCAACCCCAAACACGGCGACGCCGTCGCCATGGTCAAAAAGCTCACCGGCGGCCTCGGCGCCGACTACACCTTCGAGGTCTACGGCGGCGCTGAGACCTGCGAGCTGGCCTTCAACATGGCGCGAAAAGGCGGCACCGCCACCATCGTCGGCATCGCCCCCACCGGCGACATGCCCCACATCGACGCCACCGCCATCGTCCGACAGGAAAAGACTATGAAAGGCAGCTACTACGGCTCCGCCCGCATGTACACCGACATGCCGAGAATGGTGGAACTCTACCGCTCCGGCAAGCTGGACCTGGACGCCCTGATCACCCGCCACTACAAACTGGACGACATCAACAAAGCCTATCAAGACCTGAACAACGGCGCCGTAGGCCGCGGCATCATCGACCAGTTCTAG
- a CDS encoding NYN domain-containing protein, whose translation MLKTLSSSFGKIFAPRKSKTQKGQTPSKKPGKTGNRVAIFIDGSNLYHALDENCGRMDLDFSAFIKKLCGNRELYRAYYYNILQDSDRRGHAYQEQQKFLNTLYQIPYLEVRLGTSKFRGDVLVEKGVDIMMATDILQYAWRDLYDVVILVSGDGDFAYAIQAVKNFGKHVEIAAFRSNLSHELAQNADYVFNFDRNYFYELWVGGHRRRYRDQDRQPNHEEVGHAGWRKRRYRNPPAPQRR comes from the coding sequence ATGTTAAAAACCTTATCCAGCAGCTTTGGCAAGATCTTCGCGCCTAGAAAATCTAAGACGCAGAAAGGCCAGACCCCATCTAAGAAACCCGGCAAGACCGGCAACCGAGTAGCCATCTTTATAGATGGCAGTAACCTCTACCACGCCCTGGACGAAAATTGCGGGCGTATGGACCTGGATTTCAGCGCCTTCATCAAAAAGCTCTGCGGCAACCGTGAGCTATACAGGGCCTACTATTACAACATCCTCCAGGACTCGGACCGGCGCGGCCACGCCTATCAGGAACAGCAGAAGTTCCTGAACACCCTCTATCAGATACCCTACCTGGAAGTCCGCCTGGGCACCTCCAAGTTCCGGGGCGACGTGCTGGTCGAAAAAGGCGTCGACATCATGATGGCCACCGACATCCTCCAGTACGCCTGGCGCGACCTCTACGACGTGGTCATCCTGGTCAGCGGCGATGGCGACTTCGCCTACGCTATCCAGGCCGTCAAAAACTTCGGCAAGCACGTGGAGATCGCCGCCTTCCGCAGCAACCTCTCCCACGAGCTAGCCCAGAACGCCGACTATGTCTTTAACTTCGACCGCAACTATTTCTACGAGCTGTGGGTCGGCGGACACCGCCGCCGCTACCGCGACCAGGACCGCCAGCCCAATCACGAGGAAGTCGGCCATGCCGGCTGGCGTAAGCGCCGCTACCGCAACCCCCCAGCACCGCAACGGCGGTGA
- a CDS encoding alpha/beta hydrolase — translation MPKATINGVGIHYEVTGRGMPLVFCHEFAGDYRSWELQVRSFSRRYQVVTWNSRGYPPTDVPKDVAAYSQENTVEDLRGLLEHLNIRKAYIAGLSMGGSVTLNFGFAHPQMALGLVVAGAGTGSADPKAYRPEVTATAQRFQDIGMKAAAEEYARTPTRLQFLRKDPRGWNEFKDALAAHSVLGASNTLRGVQGKRPSLFDQASQMRDLRIPTLILCGDEDEPCVDPSIFMKRNIHSAGLVFFPQTGHTLNLEEPDLFNRTVQDFLTAVENGSWASK, via the coding sequence ATGCCTAAGGCCACCATCAACGGCGTAGGCATCCACTACGAGGTCACAGGCCGGGGTATGCCCCTGGTCTTCTGCCACGAGTTCGCCGGCGACTACCGAAGCTGGGAGCTACAGGTCCGCTCCTTCTCCCGTCGATACCAGGTCGTCACCTGGAACTCCCGCGGCTACCCGCCCACCGACGTCCCTAAAGACGTTGCCGCCTACTCCCAGGAAAACACCGTAGAAGACCTTCGTGGCCTTTTGGAGCATCTGAACATCCGTAAGGCCTATATCGCCGGCCTCTCCATGGGCGGCAGCGTCACTCTAAACTTTGGCTTCGCCCACCCCCAAATGGCCCTCGGCCTCGTCGTCGCGGGCGCGGGCACCGGCTCCGCCGACCCCAAGGCCTACCGCCCCGAGGTCACCGCCACCGCCCAGCGCTTCCAGGACATCGGCATGAAAGCCGCCGCCGAAGAGTACGCCCGCACCCCAACCCGCCTGCAATTCCTCCGTAAAGACCCCCGCGGCTGGAACGAGTTCAAGGACGCCCTGGCCGCCCACTCCGTCCTCGGCGCTTCTAATACCCTTCGAGGCGTCCAGGGCAAACGCCCCAGCCTCTTCGACCAGGCCTCGCAAATGCGCGACCTCCGCATCCCCACCCTCATCCTCTGCGGCGATGAGGACGAGCCCTGCGTGGACCCCTCCATCTTCATGAAACGAAACATCCACAGCGCTGGCCTCGTCTTCTTCCCCCAGACCGGCCACACCCTCAACCTTGAAGAGCCAGACCTCTTCAACCGCACCGTCCAGGACTTCCTCACCGCCGTGGAAAACGGCTCATGGGCATCTAAGTAG